One segment of Carya illinoinensis cultivar Pawnee chromosome 1, C.illinoinensisPawnee_v1, whole genome shotgun sequence DNA contains the following:
- the LOC122275736 gene encoding 2-oxoglutarate-dependent dioxygenase AOP2-like isoform X2: protein MAIQTQAKIPVLDFSNENLKPGTASWSSVREQVCRALEEHGYFVAELGNKVPLELHDTMFDAVRELFDFPTETKRKVIYEKPYHGYSSIANLHERMMIDNATSPEEIQRVTSIFWPDGNDHFRESADSYVRLMKELDQMVTRLLFENYGVEKYYDPHMDLTTRTLGFLKYKERDIDDDDQIKTGWSRIEGLPSHADKHFTSILHQNRVRGLEIKTKDGEWICFEPSPTSFIFLAAESLQVSRYGAMTGFKLASIEL from the exons ATGGCTATCCAGACACAGGCCAAGATTCCGGTTCTCGATTTCTCCAACGAGAACCTCAAGCCTGGTACAGCCTCATGGTCCTCGGTGCGCGAGCAAGTTTGCCGCGCACTCGAAGAGCATGGTTATTTTGTAGCAGAACTTGGCAATAAAGTACCCCTGGAGCTTCACGACACAATGTTTGATGCAGTACGAGAGCTGTTTGATTTCCCCACAGAAACCAAGCGGAAAGTAATATATGAAAAGCCCTATCATGGCTATTCTTCTATTGCTAATCTTCACGAACGCATGATGATTGACAATGCAACCTCTCCGGAAGAAATTCAGAGGGTGACCAGTATCTTCTGGCCCGACGGAAATGATCATTTCCG TGAGAGTGCTGATTCATACGTGAGGCTGATGAAGGAATTGGATCAAATGGTGACGAGACTGCTGTTCGAAAACTATGGCGTGGAGAAATACTATGACCCTCACATGGATTTAACCACACGCACTCTCGGATTTCTAAAATACAAAGAACGTGAtatagatgatgatgatcaaatCAAGACAGGGTGGTCGAGGATCGAAGGCCTTCCAAGCCATGCGGACAAGCACTTCACCTCCATACTCCATCAAAATCGTGTAAGGGGTCTGGAGATAAAAACAAAGGATGGCGAATGGATTTGTTTCGAGCCATCGCCTACATCCTTTATATTCTTGGCAGCCGAGTCACTCCAG
- the LOC122275750 gene encoding 60S ribosomal protein L5 isoform X2, producing the protein MAFVKAQKSKAYFKRFQVKYKRRREGKTDYRARIRLINQDKNKYNTPKYRFVVRFTNKDITAQVISASIAGDLVLAAAYSHELPRYGLEVGLTNYAAAYCTGLLLARRVLKLLEMDDEYQGNVEATGEDFSVEPAESRRPFRALLDVGLIRTTTGNRVFGALKGALDGGLDIPHSEKRFAGYGKESKQFDAEVHRKYIYGGHVVAYMRTLMEDEPEKYQSHFSEYIKREIEADDVEEMYKKVHAAIRADPAVKKSEKQPPKEHKRHNLKKLTYEERKGKLIERLNALNSAADADDDEDDD; encoded by the exons ATG GCCTTTGTCAAGGCTCAAAAATCCAAGGCCTACTTCAAGCGATTTCAGGTCAAGTACAAGAGAAGACGAG aggGAAAGACTGACTACCGGGCCAGGATTCGATTGATTAATCAGGACAAGAACAAATATAATACTCCCAAGTATCGGTTTGTTGTGCGATTT ACCAACAAGGATATTACTGCACAAGTTATCTCTGCCAGTATTGCTGGTGATTTAGTCCTTGCTGCTGCTTATTCACATGAGCTGCCACGTTATGGACTTGAAGTTGGCCTTACCAACTATGCAGCAG CATACTGTACTGGGCTTCTTTTGGCTCGTCGTGTCTTGAAACTGCTCgaaatggatgatgagtatcaaGGCAATGTGGAG GCTACTGGTGAGGATTTCTCGGTTGAGCCTGCAGAGAGCAGGAGGCCATTCCGTGCACTTCTTGATGTTGGTCTTATCAGGACAACAACTGGCAATCGTGTTTTTGGTGCCCTCAAG GGAGCATTGGATGGTGGTCTGGACATCCCTCACAGTGAGAAGAGGTTTGCAGGTTATGGAAAAGAAAGCAAGCAATTTGACGCTGAAGTTCACCGCAAATACATCTATGGTGGCCATGTTGTCGCATATATGAGG ACTTTGATGGAGGATGAACCTGAGAAATATCAGTCTCACTTCAGTGaatatatcaaaagagagattgAGGCTGATGATGTTGAGGAGATGTACAAGAAAGTTCATGCTGCAATCCGTGCCGATCCTGCAGTAAAGAAGTCTGAAAAACAGCCTCCTAAGGAACACAAGAG GCACAACTTGAAGAAGCTTACTTATGAGGAAAGGAAGGGCAAGCTGATTGAGAGACTAAATGCATTAAATTCTGCGGCTGATGCTGATGACGATGAggatgatgattaa
- the LOC122275750 gene encoding 60S ribosomal protein L5 isoform X1: MRKAFVKAQKSKAYFKRFQVKYKRRREGKTDYRARIRLINQDKNKYNTPKYRFVVRFTNKDITAQVISASIAGDLVLAAAYSHELPRYGLEVGLTNYAAAYCTGLLLARRVLKLLEMDDEYQGNVEATGEDFSVEPAESRRPFRALLDVGLIRTTTGNRVFGALKGALDGGLDIPHSEKRFAGYGKESKQFDAEVHRKYIYGGHVVAYMRTLMEDEPEKYQSHFSEYIKREIEADDVEEMYKKVHAAIRADPAVKKSEKQPPKEHKRHNLKKLTYEERKGKLIERLNALNSAADADDDEDDD; encoded by the exons ATGAGAAAG GCCTTTGTCAAGGCTCAAAAATCCAAGGCCTACTTCAAGCGATTTCAGGTCAAGTACAAGAGAAGACGAG aggGAAAGACTGACTACCGGGCCAGGATTCGATTGATTAATCAGGACAAGAACAAATATAATACTCCCAAGTATCGGTTTGTTGTGCGATTT ACCAACAAGGATATTACTGCACAAGTTATCTCTGCCAGTATTGCTGGTGATTTAGTCCTTGCTGCTGCTTATTCACATGAGCTGCCACGTTATGGACTTGAAGTTGGCCTTACCAACTATGCAGCAG CATACTGTACTGGGCTTCTTTTGGCTCGTCGTGTCTTGAAACTGCTCgaaatggatgatgagtatcaaGGCAATGTGGAG GCTACTGGTGAGGATTTCTCGGTTGAGCCTGCAGAGAGCAGGAGGCCATTCCGTGCACTTCTTGATGTTGGTCTTATCAGGACAACAACTGGCAATCGTGTTTTTGGTGCCCTCAAG GGAGCATTGGATGGTGGTCTGGACATCCCTCACAGTGAGAAGAGGTTTGCAGGTTATGGAAAAGAAAGCAAGCAATTTGACGCTGAAGTTCACCGCAAATACATCTATGGTGGCCATGTTGTCGCATATATGAGG ACTTTGATGGAGGATGAACCTGAGAAATATCAGTCTCACTTCAGTGaatatatcaaaagagagattgAGGCTGATGATGTTGAGGAGATGTACAAGAAAGTTCATGCTGCAATCCGTGCCGATCCTGCAGTAAAGAAGTCTGAAAAACAGCCTCCTAAGGAACACAAGAG GCACAACTTGAAGAAGCTTACTTATGAGGAAAGGAAGGGCAAGCTGATTGAGAGACTAAATGCATTAAATTCTGCGGCTGATGCTGATGACGATGAggatgatgattaa
- the LOC122275764 gene encoding uncharacterized protein LOC122275764: protein MAHSLTPAPAPAAPISTRSTKKTHFFSLGFQRAWACHQGCGGDELEYKLVHRRAVTLSLAGAVLGLNVGDRSASAAAKRPPAPPPTEKKDPNVGGVMAKVLASKKRKEAMKESMSKLRESGKPVKGPTESTE from the exons ATGGCCCATTCTCTAACCCCAGCACCAGCTCCTGCAGCACCCATCTCAACAAGATCAACGAAGAAgactcatttcttttctttagggTTTCAAAGAGCGTGGGCTTGCCATCAAGGTTGTGGTGGAGACGAGCTTGAGTATAAACTTGTCCATCGCAG GGCTGTGACGTTGAGCTTGGCTGGAGCAGTGCTGGGCTTGAATGTCGGTGATCGGAGTGCAAGTGCGGCGGCCAAAAGGCCTCCGGCCCCTCCACCCACTGAGAAGAAGGACCCCAATGTGGGTGGTGTCATGGCAAAAGTTCTAGCCAGCAAGAAAAGGAAGGAGGCTATGAAAGAATCCATGTCCAAGTTAAGAGAGAGTGGGAAGCCCGTTAAGGGACCAACCGAATCAACCGAATGA